The Parus major isolate Abel chromosome 24, Parus_major1.1, whole genome shotgun sequence genome contains a region encoding:
- the PRDM10 gene encoding PR domain zinc finger protein 10 isoform X2: protein MEHSGREEMDLKEENPQVHFVPEGGAVAQIMYSDEQERGPAQQVVYTADGTSYTSVDTSEHTLVYIHPVEATQTLFTDPSQVAYVQQDATTQQVTVLLPAAAQSMNPTNLSVLGSVADPPQPVTLEQGPQTDRASLPVHNQVLPPMEAVEGSDPLAPLQNQMERIETKEEDDEDEDEDEDGEDTDMDEWDPDPPRPFDPNDLWCEECNNAHPSVCPKHGPLHPIPNRPVLTRARASLPLVLYIDRFLGGVFSKRRIPKRTQFGPVEGPLVRQTELKDCYIHLKVSLDKGDRKDRDLQEDLWFELSSEALCNWMMFVRPAQNHLEQNLVAYQYGHHIYYTTIKNVEPKQELKVWYAASYAEFVNQKIHDITEEERKVLREQEKNWPCYECNRRFMSSEQLQQHLNSHDEKLDFFSRARGRGRGRGKRRFGPGRRPGRPPKFMRMEVTSENGEKCEEGTQDLLHFSSKGQFDEAGQAPLNGLEQQEQTPVPPEPQAALEQQENHILHVQPQHEGSTVPAQSTMTADDMRRAKRIRNAALQHLFIRKSFRPFKCLQCGKAFREKDKLDQHLRFHGREGNCPLTCDICNKGFINSGALESHMKFHMDQKTYSCIFCPESFDRLDLLKDHVAIHVNDGYFTCPTCKKRFPDFIQVKKHVRSFHSEKIYQCTECDKAFCRPDKLRLHMLRHSDRKDFLCSTCGKQFKRKDKLREHMQRMHNPEREAKKADRISRSKTFKPRIASTDYESFMFKCRLCMMGFRRRGMLVNHLSKRHPDMKIEEVPELTLPIIKPNRDYFCQYCDKVYKSASKRKAHILKNHPGAELPPSIRKLRPAGPGEPDPMLSTHTQLTGTIATPPVCCPHCSKQYSSKTKMVQHIRKKHPEFAQLPNTIHAPLATAVISSTPAVLTTDSTTGETVVTTDLLTQAMTEISQTLTTDYRTPQGDYQRIQYIPVSQSTTGLQQPQHIQLQVVQVAQATSPHQSQHSTVDVGQLHDPQTYTQHAIQVQHIQVTEPSPATQSSSQVGGQPLSPSSQQPQQELSPSQMQTTTSTPNQALQQQQGSSVQHTYLPSNWNSFRSYSSEIQMMTIPQGQYVITETAVGTPVTSVNAGQVKAVTQTHYVISEGQPDLDGKQNSSLSSEVQVGISQPTAHTDPLESQTSNQQQTTQYIITTTTNGSGGSEVHISKPRTFSAEHE from the exons ATGGAGCACTcaggcagggaggagatggacttgaaagaggaaaatcctCAG GTGCACTTTGTCCCCGAGGGTGGGGCAGTGGCCCAGATCATGTACAGTGACGAACAGGAGCGCGGCCCCGCACAGCAGGTGGTTTACACAGCTGACGGCACCTCCTACACCTCTGTGGACACCTCGGAGCACACCCTCGTTTACATCCACCCCGTGGAAGCTACGCAG ACTCTGTTTACAGATCCGTCCCAAGTGGCTTATGTCCAACAAGATGCTACCACCCAGCAG GTAACAGTGCTcttgcctgctgctgctcagagcatgAATCCCACCAACTTGTCTGTGCTTGGCAGCGTTGCTGACCCCCCCCAGCCAGTGACTCTGGAGCAGGGGCCACAAACAGATAGA GCATCATTACCGGTGCATAACCAGGTGTTACCTCCTATGGAGGCTGTGGAGGGTTCTGATCCTTTAGCACCTTTGCAGAATCAAATGGAAAGGATAGAAACaaaagaggaagatgatgaggatgaagatgaggatgaagatgggGAAGACACTGACATGGATGAATGGGATCCAGATCCACCTCGACCCTTTGATCCAAATGATTTGT GGTGTGAAGAGTGTAATAACGCACATCCTTCAGTGTGTCCAAAACATGGACCTTTGCATCCCATCCCAAACCGGCCTGTGCTGACCAGGGCAAGGGCCAGCCTTCCCCTGGTGCTCTATATAGACAGGTTTTTGGGAGGTGTGTTCTCCAAAAGGCGTATCCCGAAGCGTACACAGTTTGGGCCTGTGGAAGGACCCCTGGTCAGACAGACTGAGCTCAAAGACTGCTATATCCATTTGAAG GTTTCTCTTGATAAGGGtgacagaaaagacagagaCTTGCAAGAAGACCTGTGGTTTGAACTTTCCAGTGAGGCTCTGTGTAACTGGATGATGTTTGTGCGTCCAGCTCAAAACCACCTGGAGCAGAACCTGGTGGCCTATCAGTACGGCCACCACATTTATTACACCACCATTAAAAATGTGGAGCCCAAGCAGGAACTCAAG GTGTGGTATGCTGCCTCCTATGCTGAATTTGTGAACCAGAAGATCCATGACATaactgaggaggaaaggaagg TGctcagggagcaggaaaagaacTGGCCGTGTTATGAGTGCAATCGGCGTTTCATGAGCTcggagcagctccagcagcacctcaaTTCCCATGATGAGAAGTTGGACTTCTTCAGCAG AGCCAGAGGCCGAGGTCGTGGGCGAGGAAAGAGGAGATTTGGACCAGGCAGACGCCCTGGGCGACCTCCCAAATTCATGCGCATGGAAGTAACCAGTGAAAATGGTGAAAAGTGTGAAGAAGGGACACAG GActtgctgcatttttccagcAAGGGGCAGTTTGATGAGGCTGGACAAGCCCCACTGaatgggctggagcagcaggaacagactCCAGTGCCACCAGAGCCACAagcagcactggagcagcaggaaaaccacaTACTCCACGTCCAGCCGCAGCACGAGGGGAGCACAGTGCCCGCACAGAGCACCATGACAGCAGATGACATGAGGCGAGCAAAGCGCATCAGG aatgcagctctgcagcacctgtTCATCCGGAAATCCTTCCGCCCGTTCAAATGCCTGCAGTGTGGGAAGGCCTTCCGGGAGAAGGACAAGCTGGACCAGCACCTGCGGTTCCATGGGCGGGAAGGGAACTGCCCTTTGACCTGTGACATCTGCAACAAGGGCTTCATCAACAGTGGTGCCCTTGAGAGCCACATGAAGTTCCATATGGACCAGAAAACATACTCCTGCATTTTCTGCCCTGAGTCCTTTGACCGCTTGGATCTGCTTAAGGATCACGTGGCCATCCATGTCAATGATGGCTATTTCACCTGCCCCACCTGCAAGAAACGCTTCCCAGATTTTATCCAG GTCAAGAAACATGTGCGCAGTTTCCATTCTGAGAAGATTTACCAGTGTACAGAGTGTGATAAGGCTTTCTGCCGCCCTGACAAGCTGCGACTCCACATGCTGCGGCACTCAGACCGTAAAGACTTCCTGTGCTCCACTTGTGGCAAGCAGTTCAAG AGGAAGGACAAGCTGCGAGAGCACATGCAGAGGATGCACAACCCAGAGAGAGAGGCCAAGAAGGCTGATCGGATCAGCCGCTCTAAAACCTTCAAGCCTCGGATTGCGTCCACTGACTATGAGAGCTTCATGTTCAAGTGCCGCCTCTGCATGATGGGCTTCCGCCGCAGGGGCATGTTG GTGAATCATTTATCAAAGAGACATCCAGACATGAAAATAGAAGAGGTGCCAGAGCTCACGTTGCCCATCATAAAACCCAACAGGGATTACTTCTGTCAATACTGCGACAAG GTGTACAAGAGTGCCAGCAAACGCAAAGCACACATCCTGAAAAACCATCCTGGTGCTGAGCTACCTCCAAGCATCCGGAAACTGCGTCCTGCAGGCCCAGGAGAGCCAGATCCCATGCTAAGCACCCACACCCAGCTGACAGGCACCATTGCCACCCCTCCAGTGTGCTGCCCTCACTGCTCCAAGCAATACAGCAGTAAG ACAAAGATGGTGCAGCACATCCGCAAGAAGCACCCGGAGTTTGCTCAGCTGCCAAACACAATCCATGCACCACTGGCAACAGCCGTCATCAGTTCCACACCGGCTGTTCTCACCACCGACAGCACGACCGGAGAAACTGTTGTG aCAACAGATTTACTGACCCAAGCAATGACGGAGATATCCCAGACCCTCACTACAGATTACCGGACTCCCCAAGGAGATTACCAGCGCATCCAGTACATCCCTGTGTCTCAATCCACAACTGGcttgcagcagccacagcacataCAGCTGCAGGTTGTTCAAGTGGCCCAG gctACCTCACCTCATCAGTCCCAGCACTCCACAGTGGATGTTGGGCAGCTCCATGACCCCCAGACATACACCCAACATGCCATCCAGGTGCAGCACATCCAGGTCACAGAGCCATCACCAGCAACTCAGTCATCATCACAG gttgGGGGTCAGCCTTTGAGTCCTTCCTCGCAACAACCTCAGCAGGAACTCAGTCCCTCACAGATGCAGACAACTACATCTACACCAAACCAagccctccagcagcagcaaggctcCTCAGTCCAGCACACATATCTCCCCAGCAACTGGAATTCATTTCGGAGCTACT
- the PRDM10 gene encoding PR domain zinc finger protein 10 isoform X3: protein MEHSGREEMDLKEENPQVWTESAAQEQNSAQVHFVPEGGAVAQIMYSDEQERGPAQQVVYTADGTSYTSVDTSEHTLVYIHPVEATQTLFTDPSQVAYVQQDATTQQASLPVHNQVLPPMEAVEGSDPLAPLQNQMERIETKEEDDEDEDEDEDGEDTDMDEWDPDPPRPFDPNDLWCEECNNAHPSVCPKHGPLHPIPNRPVLTRARASLPLVLYIDRFLGGVFSKRRIPKRTQFGPVEGPLVRQTELKDCYIHLKVSLDKGDRKDRDLQEDLWFELSSEALCNWMMFVRPAQNHLEQNLVAYQYGHHIYYTTIKNVEPKQELKVWYAASYAEFVNQKIHDITEEERKVLREQEKNWPCYECNRRFMSSEQLQQHLNSHDEKLDFFSRARGRGRGRGKRRFGPGRRPGRPPKFMRMEVTSENGEKCEEGTQDLLHFSSKGQFDEAGQAPLNGLEQQEQTPVPPEPQAALEQQENHILHVQPQHEGSTVPAQSTMTADDMRRAKRIRNAALQHLFIRKSFRPFKCLQCGKAFREKDKLDQHLRFHGREGNCPLTCDICNKGFINSGALESHMKFHMDQKTYSCIFCPESFDRLDLLKDHVAIHVNDGYFTCPTCKKRFPDFIQVKKHVRSFHSEKIYQCTECDKAFCRPDKLRLHMLRHSDRKDFLCSTCGKQFKRKDKLREHMQRMHNPEREAKKADRISRSKTFKPRIASTDYESFMFKCRLCMMGFRRRGMLVNHLSKRHPDMKIEEVPELTLPIIKPNRDYFCQYCDKVYKSASKRKAHILKNHPGAELPPSIRKLRPAGPGEPDPMLSTHTQLTGTIATPPVCCPHCSKQYSSKTKMVQHIRKKHPEFAQLPNTIHAPLATAVISSTPAVLTTDSTTGETVVTTDLLTQAMTEISQTLTTDYRTPQGDYQRIQYIPVSQSTTGLQQPQHIQLQVVQVAQATSPHQSQHSTVDVGQLHDPQTYTQHAIQVQHIQVTEPSPATQSSSQVGGQPLSPSSQQPQQELSPSQMQTTTSTPNQALQQQQGSSVQHTYLPSNWNSFRSYSSEIQMMTIPQGQYVITETAVGTPVTSVNAGQVKAVTQTHYVISEGQPDLDGKQNSSLSSEVQVGISQPTAHTDPLESQTSNQQQTTQYIITTTTNGSGGSEVHISKPRTFSAEHE, encoded by the exons ATGGAGCACTcaggcagggaggagatggacttgaaagaggaaaatcctCAGGTGTGGACTGAgtctgcagcacaggaacagaACAGTGCTCAG GTGCACTTTGTCCCCGAGGGTGGGGCAGTGGCCCAGATCATGTACAGTGACGAACAGGAGCGCGGCCCCGCACAGCAGGTGGTTTACACAGCTGACGGCACCTCCTACACCTCTGTGGACACCTCGGAGCACACCCTCGTTTACATCCACCCCGTGGAAGCTACGCAG ACTCTGTTTACAGATCCGTCCCAAGTGGCTTATGTCCAACAAGATGCTACCACCCAGCAG GCATCATTACCGGTGCATAACCAGGTGTTACCTCCTATGGAGGCTGTGGAGGGTTCTGATCCTTTAGCACCTTTGCAGAATCAAATGGAAAGGATAGAAACaaaagaggaagatgatgaggatgaagatgaggatgaagatgggGAAGACACTGACATGGATGAATGGGATCCAGATCCACCTCGACCCTTTGATCCAAATGATTTGT GGTGTGAAGAGTGTAATAACGCACATCCTTCAGTGTGTCCAAAACATGGACCTTTGCATCCCATCCCAAACCGGCCTGTGCTGACCAGGGCAAGGGCCAGCCTTCCCCTGGTGCTCTATATAGACAGGTTTTTGGGAGGTGTGTTCTCCAAAAGGCGTATCCCGAAGCGTACACAGTTTGGGCCTGTGGAAGGACCCCTGGTCAGACAGACTGAGCTCAAAGACTGCTATATCCATTTGAAG GTTTCTCTTGATAAGGGtgacagaaaagacagagaCTTGCAAGAAGACCTGTGGTTTGAACTTTCCAGTGAGGCTCTGTGTAACTGGATGATGTTTGTGCGTCCAGCTCAAAACCACCTGGAGCAGAACCTGGTGGCCTATCAGTACGGCCACCACATTTATTACACCACCATTAAAAATGTGGAGCCCAAGCAGGAACTCAAG GTGTGGTATGCTGCCTCCTATGCTGAATTTGTGAACCAGAAGATCCATGACATaactgaggaggaaaggaagg TGctcagggagcaggaaaagaacTGGCCGTGTTATGAGTGCAATCGGCGTTTCATGAGCTcggagcagctccagcagcacctcaaTTCCCATGATGAGAAGTTGGACTTCTTCAGCAG AGCCAGAGGCCGAGGTCGTGGGCGAGGAAAGAGGAGATTTGGACCAGGCAGACGCCCTGGGCGACCTCCCAAATTCATGCGCATGGAAGTAACCAGTGAAAATGGTGAAAAGTGTGAAGAAGGGACACAG GActtgctgcatttttccagcAAGGGGCAGTTTGATGAGGCTGGACAAGCCCCACTGaatgggctggagcagcaggaacagactCCAGTGCCACCAGAGCCACAagcagcactggagcagcaggaaaaccacaTACTCCACGTCCAGCCGCAGCACGAGGGGAGCACAGTGCCCGCACAGAGCACCATGACAGCAGATGACATGAGGCGAGCAAAGCGCATCAGG aatgcagctctgcagcacctgtTCATCCGGAAATCCTTCCGCCCGTTCAAATGCCTGCAGTGTGGGAAGGCCTTCCGGGAGAAGGACAAGCTGGACCAGCACCTGCGGTTCCATGGGCGGGAAGGGAACTGCCCTTTGACCTGTGACATCTGCAACAAGGGCTTCATCAACAGTGGTGCCCTTGAGAGCCACATGAAGTTCCATATGGACCAGAAAACATACTCCTGCATTTTCTGCCCTGAGTCCTTTGACCGCTTGGATCTGCTTAAGGATCACGTGGCCATCCATGTCAATGATGGCTATTTCACCTGCCCCACCTGCAAGAAACGCTTCCCAGATTTTATCCAG GTCAAGAAACATGTGCGCAGTTTCCATTCTGAGAAGATTTACCAGTGTACAGAGTGTGATAAGGCTTTCTGCCGCCCTGACAAGCTGCGACTCCACATGCTGCGGCACTCAGACCGTAAAGACTTCCTGTGCTCCACTTGTGGCAAGCAGTTCAAG AGGAAGGACAAGCTGCGAGAGCACATGCAGAGGATGCACAACCCAGAGAGAGAGGCCAAGAAGGCTGATCGGATCAGCCGCTCTAAAACCTTCAAGCCTCGGATTGCGTCCACTGACTATGAGAGCTTCATGTTCAAGTGCCGCCTCTGCATGATGGGCTTCCGCCGCAGGGGCATGTTG GTGAATCATTTATCAAAGAGACATCCAGACATGAAAATAGAAGAGGTGCCAGAGCTCACGTTGCCCATCATAAAACCCAACAGGGATTACTTCTGTCAATACTGCGACAAG GTGTACAAGAGTGCCAGCAAACGCAAAGCACACATCCTGAAAAACCATCCTGGTGCTGAGCTACCTCCAAGCATCCGGAAACTGCGTCCTGCAGGCCCAGGAGAGCCAGATCCCATGCTAAGCACCCACACCCAGCTGACAGGCACCATTGCCACCCCTCCAGTGTGCTGCCCTCACTGCTCCAAGCAATACAGCAGTAAG ACAAAGATGGTGCAGCACATCCGCAAGAAGCACCCGGAGTTTGCTCAGCTGCCAAACACAATCCATGCACCACTGGCAACAGCCGTCATCAGTTCCACACCGGCTGTTCTCACCACCGACAGCACGACCGGAGAAACTGTTGTG aCAACAGATTTACTGACCCAAGCAATGACGGAGATATCCCAGACCCTCACTACAGATTACCGGACTCCCCAAGGAGATTACCAGCGCATCCAGTACATCCCTGTGTCTCAATCCACAACTGGcttgcagcagccacagcacataCAGCTGCAGGTTGTTCAAGTGGCCCAG gctACCTCACCTCATCAGTCCCAGCACTCCACAGTGGATGTTGGGCAGCTCCATGACCCCCAGACATACACCCAACATGCCATCCAGGTGCAGCACATCCAGGTCACAGAGCCATCACCAGCAACTCAGTCATCATCACAG gttgGGGGTCAGCCTTTGAGTCCTTCCTCGCAACAACCTCAGCAGGAACTCAGTCCCTCACAGATGCAGACAACTACATCTACACCAAACCAagccctccagcagcagcaaggctcCTCAGTCCAGCACACATATCTCCCCAGCAACTGGAATTCATTTCGGAGCTACT
- the PRDM10 gene encoding PR domain zinc finger protein 10 isoform X1 produces MEHSGREEMDLKEENPQVWTESAAQEQNSAQVHFVPEGGAVAQIMYSDEQERGPAQQVVYTADGTSYTSVDTSEHTLVYIHPVEATQTLFTDPSQVAYVQQDATTQQVTVLLPAAAQSMNPTNLSVLGSVADPPQPVTLEQGPQTDRASLPVHNQVLPPMEAVEGSDPLAPLQNQMERIETKEEDDEDEDEDEDGEDTDMDEWDPDPPRPFDPNDLWCEECNNAHPSVCPKHGPLHPIPNRPVLTRARASLPLVLYIDRFLGGVFSKRRIPKRTQFGPVEGPLVRQTELKDCYIHLKVSLDKGDRKDRDLQEDLWFELSSEALCNWMMFVRPAQNHLEQNLVAYQYGHHIYYTTIKNVEPKQELKVWYAASYAEFVNQKIHDITEEERKVLREQEKNWPCYECNRRFMSSEQLQQHLNSHDEKLDFFSRARGRGRGRGKRRFGPGRRPGRPPKFMRMEVTSENGEKCEEGTQDLLHFSSKGQFDEAGQAPLNGLEQQEQTPVPPEPQAALEQQENHILHVQPQHEGSTVPAQSTMTADDMRRAKRIRNAALQHLFIRKSFRPFKCLQCGKAFREKDKLDQHLRFHGREGNCPLTCDICNKGFINSGALESHMKFHMDQKTYSCIFCPESFDRLDLLKDHVAIHVNDGYFTCPTCKKRFPDFIQVKKHVRSFHSEKIYQCTECDKAFCRPDKLRLHMLRHSDRKDFLCSTCGKQFKRKDKLREHMQRMHNPEREAKKADRISRSKTFKPRIASTDYESFMFKCRLCMMGFRRRGMLVNHLSKRHPDMKIEEVPELTLPIIKPNRDYFCQYCDKVYKSASKRKAHILKNHPGAELPPSIRKLRPAGPGEPDPMLSTHTQLTGTIATPPVCCPHCSKQYSSKTKMVQHIRKKHPEFAQLPNTIHAPLATAVISSTPAVLTTDSTTGETVVTTDLLTQAMTEISQTLTTDYRTPQGDYQRIQYIPVSQSTTGLQQPQHIQLQVVQVAQATSPHQSQHSTVDVGQLHDPQTYTQHAIQVQHIQVTEPSPATQSSSQVGGQPLSPSSQQPQQELSPSQMQTTTSTPNQALQQQQGSSVQHTYLPSNWNSFRSYSSEIQMMTIPQGQYVITETAVGTPVTSVNAGQVKAVTQTHYVISEGQPDLDGKQNSSLSSEVQVGISQPTAHTDPLESQTSNQQQTTQYIITTTTNGSGGSEVHISKPRTFSAEHE; encoded by the exons ATGGAGCACTcaggcagggaggagatggacttgaaagaggaaaatcctCAGGTGTGGACTGAgtctgcagcacaggaacagaACAGTGCTCAG GTGCACTTTGTCCCCGAGGGTGGGGCAGTGGCCCAGATCATGTACAGTGACGAACAGGAGCGCGGCCCCGCACAGCAGGTGGTTTACACAGCTGACGGCACCTCCTACACCTCTGTGGACACCTCGGAGCACACCCTCGTTTACATCCACCCCGTGGAAGCTACGCAG ACTCTGTTTACAGATCCGTCCCAAGTGGCTTATGTCCAACAAGATGCTACCACCCAGCAG GTAACAGTGCTcttgcctgctgctgctcagagcatgAATCCCACCAACTTGTCTGTGCTTGGCAGCGTTGCTGACCCCCCCCAGCCAGTGACTCTGGAGCAGGGGCCACAAACAGATAGA GCATCATTACCGGTGCATAACCAGGTGTTACCTCCTATGGAGGCTGTGGAGGGTTCTGATCCTTTAGCACCTTTGCAGAATCAAATGGAAAGGATAGAAACaaaagaggaagatgatgaggatgaagatgaggatgaagatgggGAAGACACTGACATGGATGAATGGGATCCAGATCCACCTCGACCCTTTGATCCAAATGATTTGT GGTGTGAAGAGTGTAATAACGCACATCCTTCAGTGTGTCCAAAACATGGACCTTTGCATCCCATCCCAAACCGGCCTGTGCTGACCAGGGCAAGGGCCAGCCTTCCCCTGGTGCTCTATATAGACAGGTTTTTGGGAGGTGTGTTCTCCAAAAGGCGTATCCCGAAGCGTACACAGTTTGGGCCTGTGGAAGGACCCCTGGTCAGACAGACTGAGCTCAAAGACTGCTATATCCATTTGAAG GTTTCTCTTGATAAGGGtgacagaaaagacagagaCTTGCAAGAAGACCTGTGGTTTGAACTTTCCAGTGAGGCTCTGTGTAACTGGATGATGTTTGTGCGTCCAGCTCAAAACCACCTGGAGCAGAACCTGGTGGCCTATCAGTACGGCCACCACATTTATTACACCACCATTAAAAATGTGGAGCCCAAGCAGGAACTCAAG GTGTGGTATGCTGCCTCCTATGCTGAATTTGTGAACCAGAAGATCCATGACATaactgaggaggaaaggaagg TGctcagggagcaggaaaagaacTGGCCGTGTTATGAGTGCAATCGGCGTTTCATGAGCTcggagcagctccagcagcacctcaaTTCCCATGATGAGAAGTTGGACTTCTTCAGCAG AGCCAGAGGCCGAGGTCGTGGGCGAGGAAAGAGGAGATTTGGACCAGGCAGACGCCCTGGGCGACCTCCCAAATTCATGCGCATGGAAGTAACCAGTGAAAATGGTGAAAAGTGTGAAGAAGGGACACAG GActtgctgcatttttccagcAAGGGGCAGTTTGATGAGGCTGGACAAGCCCCACTGaatgggctggagcagcaggaacagactCCAGTGCCACCAGAGCCACAagcagcactggagcagcaggaaaaccacaTACTCCACGTCCAGCCGCAGCACGAGGGGAGCACAGTGCCCGCACAGAGCACCATGACAGCAGATGACATGAGGCGAGCAAAGCGCATCAGG aatgcagctctgcagcacctgtTCATCCGGAAATCCTTCCGCCCGTTCAAATGCCTGCAGTGTGGGAAGGCCTTCCGGGAGAAGGACAAGCTGGACCAGCACCTGCGGTTCCATGGGCGGGAAGGGAACTGCCCTTTGACCTGTGACATCTGCAACAAGGGCTTCATCAACAGTGGTGCCCTTGAGAGCCACATGAAGTTCCATATGGACCAGAAAACATACTCCTGCATTTTCTGCCCTGAGTCCTTTGACCGCTTGGATCTGCTTAAGGATCACGTGGCCATCCATGTCAATGATGGCTATTTCACCTGCCCCACCTGCAAGAAACGCTTCCCAGATTTTATCCAG GTCAAGAAACATGTGCGCAGTTTCCATTCTGAGAAGATTTACCAGTGTACAGAGTGTGATAAGGCTTTCTGCCGCCCTGACAAGCTGCGACTCCACATGCTGCGGCACTCAGACCGTAAAGACTTCCTGTGCTCCACTTGTGGCAAGCAGTTCAAG AGGAAGGACAAGCTGCGAGAGCACATGCAGAGGATGCACAACCCAGAGAGAGAGGCCAAGAAGGCTGATCGGATCAGCCGCTCTAAAACCTTCAAGCCTCGGATTGCGTCCACTGACTATGAGAGCTTCATGTTCAAGTGCCGCCTCTGCATGATGGGCTTCCGCCGCAGGGGCATGTTG GTGAATCATTTATCAAAGAGACATCCAGACATGAAAATAGAAGAGGTGCCAGAGCTCACGTTGCCCATCATAAAACCCAACAGGGATTACTTCTGTCAATACTGCGACAAG GTGTACAAGAGTGCCAGCAAACGCAAAGCACACATCCTGAAAAACCATCCTGGTGCTGAGCTACCTCCAAGCATCCGGAAACTGCGTCCTGCAGGCCCAGGAGAGCCAGATCCCATGCTAAGCACCCACACCCAGCTGACAGGCACCATTGCCACCCCTCCAGTGTGCTGCCCTCACTGCTCCAAGCAATACAGCAGTAAG ACAAAGATGGTGCAGCACATCCGCAAGAAGCACCCGGAGTTTGCTCAGCTGCCAAACACAATCCATGCACCACTGGCAACAGCCGTCATCAGTTCCACACCGGCTGTTCTCACCACCGACAGCACGACCGGAGAAACTGTTGTG aCAACAGATTTACTGACCCAAGCAATGACGGAGATATCCCAGACCCTCACTACAGATTACCGGACTCCCCAAGGAGATTACCAGCGCATCCAGTACATCCCTGTGTCTCAATCCACAACTGGcttgcagcagccacagcacataCAGCTGCAGGTTGTTCAAGTGGCCCAG gctACCTCACCTCATCAGTCCCAGCACTCCACAGTGGATGTTGGGCAGCTCCATGACCCCCAGACATACACCCAACATGCCATCCAGGTGCAGCACATCCAGGTCACAGAGCCATCACCAGCAACTCAGTCATCATCACAG gttgGGGGTCAGCCTTTGAGTCCTTCCTCGCAACAACCTCAGCAGGAACTCAGTCCCTCACAGATGCAGACAACTACATCTACACCAAACCAagccctccagcagcagcaaggctcCTCAGTCCAGCACACATATCTCCCCAGCAACTGGAATTCATTTCGGAGCTACT